From a single Paenibacillus sp. FSL R5-0345 genomic region:
- a CDS encoding carbohydrate ABC transporter permease gives MPRALKKSLPHVALLSYLLVILFPFLFVLFSSVKKDNNAIALNPFGIPKEFVFNNYVEAWVNAKISTYFFNSLYISILASVVSIILASMFAFAVTRMRQGKWNTILFTLVMVGMLIPNNALMLPIYTIVRKMGILNTHWALIIPYIANAIPFTIIILAAFMRSLPREIEEAAVMDGLKAPGIFAKIIVPLTVPAMVTVFIVNFLGNWNEFLLANYFLSNDELRTLPVGMVQFRDQYQMNYAQMSAGIVFSVLPVIVIYAILQEKIIEGVTAGGVKG, from the coding sequence ATGCCACGCGCCCTGAAAAAAAGTCTGCCACACGTCGCACTATTGTCCTATCTACTAGTTATTCTATTTCCTTTCCTGTTCGTGTTATTCTCCTCTGTGAAAAAGGATAACAATGCAATAGCACTTAACCCTTTTGGGATTCCAAAGGAGTTCGTCTTCAATAACTACGTTGAAGCTTGGGTAAATGCCAAGATCAGCACCTACTTTTTTAACAGTTTGTACATTTCCATATTGGCTTCTGTAGTATCTATCATTCTAGCGTCTATGTTTGCTTTTGCAGTTACTCGGATGCGCCAAGGCAAATGGAATACGATTTTGTTCACCTTAGTTATGGTGGGAATGCTCATTCCAAACAACGCATTGATGCTTCCTATTTATACGATTGTACGTAAGATGGGGATTCTGAATACGCACTGGGCGTTGATTATCCCTTATATCGCGAATGCAATTCCGTTTACGATAATTATATTGGCTGCATTTATGCGCTCGTTGCCTAGAGAAATTGAAGAGGCAGCGGTCATGGATGGGTTGAAGGCACCAGGTATCTTTGCTAAAATTATTGTACCTCTAACCGTACCTGCCATGGTTACTGTATTCATTGTTAATTTCCTGGGCAATTGGAATGAATTCTTGCTGGCAAACTACTTCCTATCAAATGATGAACTACGTACGCTCCCAGTTGGTATGGTTCAATTCCGTGATCAATACCAGATGAACTATGCACAAATGTCAGCGGGTATCGTCTTCAGCGTATTGCCGGTAATTGTCATTTATGCGATTTTACAGGAGAAAATTATTGAAGGCGTAACAGCAGGCGGCGTAAAAGGATAA
- a CDS encoding carbohydrate ABC transporter permease: protein MNKALRNPLVFFLFILPALILFTMFFIYPIFSSIYYSFTSWNGVSDTVKSAGISNFEKALGDERFWISVKNNGFFILFSCFVQVPLIIFFSLLISNVKKLKGLYKTAVFMPSIMSTAVIGILWGFIYEPNIGLLNKVLGLVGIDPLYWLSDERFAMLSILITNAWQWTGFYIVMVLAAILSIPGELDEAAAIDGATGFQRATRITLPLIVPIISVVIMLSIAGAMKAADIVIVMTKGGPAGSTDVMATYMIKYAITNFKYGYGNAIAVLIFVFTLVVTALYQLLIARRTERIEY, encoded by the coding sequence ATGAATAAAGCATTAAGAAATCCATTGGTATTTTTCCTTTTTATTCTTCCAGCACTGATCCTGTTCACGATGTTCTTCATCTATCCCATCTTCAGTTCAATCTATTACAGCTTTACTAGCTGGAATGGTGTATCTGACACAGTTAAGTCTGCCGGAATCAGTAATTTTGAGAAGGCATTAGGAGACGAACGATTCTGGATATCTGTCAAAAATAACGGTTTCTTCATTCTTTTCTCCTGTTTTGTACAGGTGCCGTTAATCATATTCTTCTCGTTATTGATATCAAATGTAAAGAAGCTAAAAGGCTTATACAAGACGGCAGTCTTCATGCCTTCCATTATGTCTACAGCAGTTATCGGTATTCTATGGGGCTTCATTTATGAGCCCAACATTGGACTTTTAAATAAGGTTCTTGGCTTAGTTGGTATTGATCCGCTTTACTGGTTGTCGGATGAGAGATTCGCAATGTTATCGATCCTGATCACGAATGCTTGGCAATGGACAGGATTCTATATCGTAATGGTACTGGCAGCTATTTTGTCGATACCGGGTGAATTGGACGAAGCTGCTGCTATTGATGGTGCAACTGGATTCCAACGAGCTACACGTATCACGCTTCCGCTAATCGTCCCAATCATCTCTGTCGTAATTATGTTATCCATTGCAGGGGCAATGAAAGCGGCGGATATCGTAATTGTAATGACTAAGGGTGGACCTGCGGGTTCAACCGATGTAATGGCAACCTATATGATTAAATATGCAATTACTAACTTTAAATACGGGTACGGTAATGCCATCGCAGTCCTGATCTTTGTATTTACACTGGTGGTTACAGCCCTTTATCAGCTGCTGATAGCCCGACGCACAGAAAGGATTGAATACTGA
- a CDS encoding extracellular solute-binding protein, with protein MKKGMTLLLSLIFVSSALLAGCGSNNSASSNKGDGNATATNAADATNAPATEEPVSNEPFEMTIRHTQIGADKQKRLAILQEVVKKVEGDVPGLTFKLDGVDSDVNRKEKLRGEMAAGNPPEIFDLFGSPDSKIYAKEGKLLDLTPILEELGIKDKFSNLDPFTYEGKIYGLPIGGSGEGFFYNKEYYTSKGWKAPTTFAELEQQLADIKADGKVPLAGASKAGWVPLMLANHLWSRYAGPDVTAKFATGEAKWTDPNVVKGFAKYKEWVDKGYFKKGELGFEYAEYTTQFTSAEAILLYDGTWKSSVFKAGQSGEGLIGKVGFFNIPPVDGGVGDQTALMRDVNNGYGFSASAEKDPRQLAAVKSFIKNLFNEEMQLRGLVEDGVLPAMKIDQNVLNENITDDLMSEIVGVLNNSQSSFPAFDSLVQADVTTEISNIQIQKLIGGQTTPEKMGEALQKVQEEANAAVE; from the coding sequence ATGAAAAAAGGTATGACTTTGCTATTGTCCCTGATTTTTGTATCATCAGCTTTACTGGCAGGTTGCGGAAGCAACAATAGTGCATCTTCTAACAAAGGAGATGGAAACGCTACCGCGACTAATGCAGCGGACGCTACAAATGCTCCGGCAACAGAAGAACCGGTAAGTAACGAACCGTTCGAAATGACGATTCGTCACACTCAAATCGGTGCAGACAAACAGAAACGTCTAGCTATTCTGCAAGAAGTAGTGAAAAAGGTAGAAGGCGATGTACCTGGTCTGACCTTTAAACTCGATGGAGTAGATTCAGATGTAAACCGTAAAGAAAAATTGCGTGGTGAAATGGCTGCAGGTAATCCACCAGAGATTTTCGATCTGTTCGGTAGCCCTGACTCTAAGATCTATGCTAAAGAAGGTAAATTACTTGACCTGACTCCAATTCTTGAGGAACTTGGAATTAAGGATAAATTCTCAAATCTAGATCCTTTCACTTATGAAGGAAAAATTTACGGATTGCCAATCGGTGGATCTGGTGAAGGATTCTTCTACAACAAAGAATACTATACTAGCAAGGGTTGGAAAGCTCCAACAACATTTGCTGAATTGGAACAACAATTGGCTGACATCAAGGCTGACGGAAAAGTGCCTTTAGCTGGTGCGTCTAAGGCTGGTTGGGTACCACTTATGCTAGCTAACCACTTGTGGTCACGTTATGCAGGTCCAGATGTAACTGCTAAATTTGCAACAGGCGAAGCTAAATGGACTGATCCAAACGTTGTAAAAGGCTTTGCGAAGTACAAAGAATGGGTTGATAAAGGATACTTCAAAAAAGGCGAACTTGGTTTCGAGTATGCTGAATATACAACACAATTCACTAGTGCTGAAGCAATCCTGCTGTATGATGGTACTTGGAAATCCTCCGTATTCAAAGCTGGACAATCTGGCGAAGGCTTGATCGGTAAAGTTGGATTCTTCAATATTCCTCCAGTTGATGGTGGCGTGGGCGACCAAACAGCATTGATGCGCGATGTAAACAATGGCTATGGCTTCTCTGCTTCTGCTGAGAAAGATCCACGTCAATTAGCTGCTGTGAAATCATTTATCAAAAACCTCTTTAATGAAGAAATGCAATTACGTGGACTTGTTGAAGATGGCGTATTGCCAGCAATGAAAATTGACCAAAACGTTCTGAATGAAAATATTACGGATGATCTGATGAGCGAAATCGTAGGTGTACTTAATAACTCACAATCTTCGTTCCCAGCATTTGACTCTCTCGTTCAAGCAGATGTAACTACAGAAATCAGTAACATTCAAATTCAAAAGCTGATTGGTGGTCAGACAACTCCAGAGAAGATGGGCGAAGCTTTACAGAAGGTACAAGAAGAAGCAAACGCAGCAGTTGAATAA
- the pflA gene encoding pyruvate formate-lyase-activating protein, producing the protein MIKGRIHSLETFGTVDGPGIRFVLFMQGCLLKCQYCHNPDTWALDEGKEMTLEEVLAEIEPYINYYRSSGGGLTVSGGEPTLQAQFVKQLFTEVKKRWNLHTTLDSNGYNEGDKINDLLDVTDLVMLDLKHIDEEAHIKLTGKSNDRTLKLARWLSDHNRKMWIRHVYVPGIHDREEDLINLGRYIGTLNGVEKFEILPYHQMGIYKWEMLGKAYELDGVPSPSDEEVQRAYRLVEEGRKQTALV; encoded by the coding sequence ATGATTAAAGGTCGCATACACTCTTTGGAAACCTTTGGAACCGTTGACGGACCTGGTATTCGATTTGTCTTATTTATGCAAGGATGCTTGCTGAAATGTCAGTATTGTCATAACCCTGATACTTGGGCTTTAGATGAAGGTAAAGAAATGACTTTAGAAGAAGTGCTTGCGGAGATCGAGCCATATATAAACTACTATCGTTCATCCGGTGGTGGATTGACAGTATCCGGTGGAGAACCAACTTTGCAGGCGCAATTTGTAAAGCAGTTATTTACAGAAGTTAAAAAGCGTTGGAATCTGCATACTACATTAGATAGTAATGGTTACAACGAAGGTGACAAGATTAATGACTTATTGGATGTTACCGACTTGGTTATGCTAGATCTCAAACATATAGATGAGGAAGCGCATATCAAGTTGACTGGTAAATCTAATGATCGTACTTTGAAGCTTGCACGCTGGCTATCAGATCATAATCGTAAGATGTGGATTAGACATGTATATGTTCCAGGCATTCATGATCGTGAAGAGGATCTTATTAACTTGGGCCGTTACATTGGAACCTTAAATGGTGTTGAGAAATTTGAGATCTTACCTTATCATCAAATGGGTATTTATAAATGGGAAATGCTCGGCAAGGCTTATGAGTTAGATGGCGTGCCATCCCCTTCCGATGAAGAAGTTCAGCGGGCATACCGCTTGGTCGAAGAAGGTCGTAAACAGACAGCACTGGTATAA
- the pflB gene encoding formate C-acetyltransferase, which yields MSVIEKEVNEVKSGWRNFTKGKWSKKVDVNNFIASNIKPYEGNEDFLVGPTSNTTELWKIISQLSKEERERGGVWDVSLDTVSTITSHAPGYIDKDKEQIVGVQTDAPFKRSIQPFGGIKMMVDATKAYGFELPQNIVDMFTNIRKTHNQGVFDAYTPDMRAVRKSGVITGLPDAYGRGRIIGDYRRIALYGIDFLIKDKKQQQAELEVDSMTEEVIRLREELSEQIRALGELKEMAAAHGMDISKPATNFKEATQWVYFGYLAAVKEQNGAAMSLGRVSSFLDIYAERDIAEGTLTEEQVQEIVDHFVMKLRIVKFLRTPDYNDLFSGDPTWVTESIGGMAEDGTTRVTKNSFRFLNTLYNLGPAPEPNLTVLWSERLPEAFKKYCAKVSIETSAIQYENDDLMRPYWGEDYAIACCVSPMRIGKQMQFFGARANLAKALLYAINGGKDEKSGAQVGPEFPAITSEYLDYDEVMKRFKPMMEWLAKTYVNTLNIIHYMHDKYSYERIEMALHDRDILRTMACGIAGLSVAADSLSAIKYAKVKPIRNEQGIAIDFETEGEFPCYGNNDDAVDSIAVELVEAFMSMIRKHKTYRDAVPTQSVLTITSNVVYGKKTGTTPDGRKKGEPFAPGANPMHGRDKKGALASLNSVAKLPYSDAQDGISNTFSIVPKALGKDEESRKSNLVHMMDGYFHNSAQHLNVNVFNREQLMDAMEHPENYPQLTIRVSGYAVNFIKLTREQQLDVINRTFHGSM from the coding sequence ATGTCGGTGATTGAAAAAGAAGTAAATGAAGTGAAATCCGGTTGGAGAAATTTCACAAAAGGTAAATGGTCCAAGAAAGTTGACGTTAACAATTTTATCGCAAGTAACATTAAGCCTTATGAAGGAAACGAAGATTTCCTCGTAGGACCTACTAGTAACACAACTGAACTATGGAAAATTATTTCCCAACTGAGCAAAGAAGAAAGAGAAAGAGGCGGCGTATGGGATGTTTCCCTGGATACTGTCTCCACAATCACTTCACATGCTCCTGGATACATTGATAAGGACAAGGAACAAATTGTAGGCGTTCAGACTGACGCTCCTTTCAAACGTTCCATCCAGCCATTCGGCGGGATCAAGATGATGGTCGATGCTACGAAAGCTTATGGCTTCGAGCTTCCACAAAACATCGTTGATATGTTTACGAACATTCGCAAAACGCATAACCAAGGCGTATTTGATGCATATACACCAGACATGAGAGCAGTGCGTAAATCCGGCGTTATCACAGGTCTTCCTGATGCTTACGGCCGCGGACGCATCATCGGTGACTACCGCCGTATCGCTCTATACGGTATTGATTTCCTGATTAAAGACAAAAAACAACAACAAGCTGAACTTGAAGTTGATTCCATGACTGAAGAGGTAATTCGTCTTCGTGAAGAGCTGTCCGAGCAAATTCGTGCACTGGGCGAATTGAAAGAAATGGCAGCCGCTCACGGTATGGATATTTCCAAACCAGCGACCAATTTCAAGGAAGCTACTCAATGGGTATACTTCGGATATCTGGCAGCAGTTAAAGAGCAAAATGGTGCGGCGATGTCCCTGGGACGTGTATCTTCCTTCCTAGACATCTATGCAGAACGCGATATTGCTGAAGGTACTTTGACTGAAGAGCAAGTTCAAGAAATCGTCGATCATTTCGTAATGAAACTGCGTATCGTGAAATTCTTGCGTACACCTGACTATAACGATCTGTTCTCCGGCGACCCTACATGGGTAACTGAATCCATCGGTGGTATGGCTGAAGACGGAACAACTCGTGTTACGAAGAACAGCTTCCGTTTCCTGAACACCCTGTACAACTTGGGTCCAGCACCGGAACCAAACTTGACAGTTCTTTGGTCCGAAAGATTGCCTGAAGCCTTCAAAAAATATTGTGCTAAGGTTTCCATCGAAACTAGTGCAATTCAGTATGAAAATGACGATCTAATGCGTCCATACTGGGGTGAAGATTATGCGATTGCTTGCTGCGTATCTCCAATGCGCATCGGTAAACAAATGCAGTTCTTCGGTGCTCGTGCCAACCTAGCAAAAGCTTTGCTGTACGCTATTAATGGTGGTAAAGACGAGAAATCCGGAGCACAAGTTGGACCGGAATTCCCAGCGATCACTTCTGAATATCTGGATTATGACGAAGTAATGAAACGCTTCAAACCGATGATGGAGTGGTTGGCTAAGACTTATGTTAACACTTTGAACATCATTCACTATATGCATGACAAGTATTCTTACGAACGTATTGAAATGGCACTGCATGACCGCGACATTCTGCGTACGATGGCTTGTGGTATCGCTGGTCTATCCGTTGCAGCTGACTCACTGAGCGCTATTAAATACGCGAAGGTTAAACCAATTCGTAACGAACAAGGTATTGCAATTGACTTTGAAACTGAAGGTGAATTCCCTTGCTACGGTAACAATGATGATGCTGTAGACAGCATCGCAGTAGAATTGGTTGAAGCTTTCATGTCTATGATCCGTAAGCACAAAACATATCGTGATGCTGTACCGACTCAATCGGTACTGACCATTACTTCAAATGTAGTGTACGGTAAGAAGACAGGTACTACACCTGACGGACGTAAGAAAGGTGAACCTTTCGCACCAGGTGCTAACCCAATGCACGGACGCGACAAGAAAGGTGCTCTGGCTTCCCTTAATTCTGTAGCCAAACTGCCTTACTCCGATGCACAAGATGGTATCTCTAACACATTCTCTATCGTACCTAAAGCACTGGGTAAAGACGAAGAATCCCGTAAGTCTAACCTGGTACACATGATGGATGGATACTTCCATAACAGCGCTCAACATTTGAATGTTAACGTGTTTAACCGTGAACAGCTGATGGACGCTATGGAACACCCAGAGAACTATCCACAATTGACTATCCGCGTATCCGGATATGCAGTTAACTTCATCAAGCTGACTCGTGAACAACAATTGGATGTAATCAACCGTACGTTCCATGGTTCGATGTAA
- the adhE gene encoding bifunctional acetaldehyde-CoA/alcohol dehydrogenase, translating into MAVKNEVAAQVKQVTAEEYIQNLVDKAKKAHEAFMALDQEQVDTIVHAMALAGLDKHMYLAKLAVEETGRGVYEDKITKNIFSTEYIWHGIKYDKTVGVIEDNAYDSFQKIAEPVGIVMGITPVTNPTSTTMFKALISIKTRNPIIFGFHPSAQECSAAAAKILHDAAVKAGAPENCIQWIEMPTMDKTNALMNNPDVALILATGGSAMVKAAYSCGKPALGVGPGNVPAFIEKSADIDQAVTDIILSKTFDNGMICASEQAVIIEEPIFDQVKKKMIANGCYFVNKEEAAKLTSGAMNVDKCAVNPAIVGQSAVKIAEMCGIQVPAGTKILVAELEGVGTKYPLSAEKLSPVLACYKVKNADQGIERAAQIVEFGGMGHSSAIHSNNEEVIMKFSNRLQTGRILVNSPSTHGAIGDIYNTNIPSLTLGCGSYGRNSVSQNVTAINLINVKRVNRRTVNMQWFKVPDKIYFEKGATQYLTKMPDITRVAIITDPMMVKLGYVERVEHYLRQRQTPVAIEVFSEVEPDPSTTTVEKGTAMMNRFQPDCIIALGGGSPMDAAKGMWLFYEHPDADFNGLKQKFMDIRKRVYKFPKLGNKAKFVAIPTTSGTGSEVTSFAVITDKTTEQHTKYPLADYELTPDVAIIDPEFVYSLPKTAVADTGMDVLTHAIEAYVSVMASDYTDGLAIKAIQLVFQYLEKSALEGDRVAREKMHNASTLAGMAFANAFLGINHSLAHKWGGQYHTAHGRTNAILMPHVIRYNAKKPTKFASFPKYSHFVADERYAEIARILGLPARTTEEGVTSLINAIRDMNKKLGIEESFQQLGFDPKDFESRVDYLADRAFEDQCTTANPKLPLVSELADVYRNAFYGRFDN; encoded by the coding sequence ATGGCAGTTAAGAACGAAGTCGCCGCCCAAGTTAAACAAGTTACCGCTGAAGAGTATATTCAGAATTTAGTGGATAAAGCAAAAAAAGCGCATGAGGCGTTCATGGCGCTAGACCAAGAGCAAGTTGACACAATCGTTCATGCAATGGCGTTGGCTGGACTCGACAAACATATGTACCTCGCAAAATTGGCCGTAGAAGAAACTGGACGCGGCGTATACGAAGACAAAATTACGAAGAACATCTTCTCAACTGAATATATCTGGCACGGAATTAAATACGATAAAACAGTAGGCGTTATTGAAGACAACGCTTATGATAGCTTCCAAAAAATTGCTGAACCCGTCGGAATTGTTATGGGTATCACACCGGTAACCAACCCTACATCCACCACGATGTTTAAAGCGTTGATTTCGATTAAGACACGGAACCCTATTATATTCGGTTTCCACCCATCTGCGCAAGAGTGTAGTGCAGCTGCTGCAAAAATTCTTCATGATGCTGCCGTGAAAGCTGGCGCTCCTGAGAACTGTATCCAATGGATTGAAATGCCAACAATGGACAAGACAAACGCATTGATGAACAACCCAGACGTTGCTCTTATCTTGGCAACTGGTGGTTCTGCAATGGTAAAAGCAGCTTACAGCTGTGGTAAACCAGCACTTGGCGTAGGCCCTGGTAACGTACCTGCTTTCATTGAAAAGAGCGCGGATATTGATCAAGCCGTAACGGACATCATTCTTTCTAAAACATTTGATAATGGTATGATCTGTGCCTCCGAGCAAGCTGTTATTATCGAAGAACCAATCTTCGATCAAGTGAAGAAAAAAATGATCGCAAATGGCTGCTACTTTGTTAATAAAGAAGAAGCTGCCAAACTGACTAGTGGAGCAATGAACGTAGATAAATGTGCGGTTAACCCAGCAATCGTAGGTCAATCCGCAGTGAAAATTGCTGAAATGTGTGGCATTCAAGTCCCTGCCGGCACAAAGATTCTGGTAGCAGAACTTGAAGGTGTAGGTACTAAATATCCACTATCCGCTGAAAAATTAAGCCCGGTTCTTGCTTGCTACAAGGTTAAAAATGCAGATCAAGGGATCGAACGTGCAGCTCAAATTGTTGAATTTGGCGGCATGGGCCACAGCTCGGCTATCCACTCCAACAATGAAGAAGTAATCATGAAGTTCTCTAACCGTCTGCAAACAGGACGTATTCTAGTTAACTCGCCTTCCACACATGGTGCGATCGGCGATATTTATAACACTAATATCCCTTCGTTGACTCTGGGCTGCGGATCTTATGGTCGTAACTCCGTGTCGCAAAACGTTACAGCAATCAATTTGATCAACGTGAAAAGGGTGAATCGTCGTACCGTGAATATGCAATGGTTTAAAGTACCTGACAAGATCTATTTTGAAAAAGGCGCTACTCAGTACCTGACCAAAATGCCTGATATCACACGTGTCGCAATTATCACTGACCCAATGATGGTTAAGCTTGGATATGTTGAAAGAGTTGAACATTACCTGCGTCAACGCCAAACTCCTGTAGCTATCGAAGTGTTCTCGGAAGTTGAACCAGATCCATCGACAACTACAGTTGAAAAAGGTACTGCAATGATGAACAGATTCCAACCGGACTGCATCATCGCACTTGGCGGCGGTTCCCCAATGGATGCTGCAAAAGGAATGTGGTTATTCTATGAACATCCAGACGCAGACTTTAACGGTCTAAAACAAAAATTCATGGACATCCGTAAACGGGTATACAAATTCCCTAAACTTGGTAACAAAGCTAAGTTTGTAGCGATTCCAACTACTTCGGGTACGGGTTCGGAAGTAACATCTTTCGCAGTTATTACCGATAAAACAACTGAACAACACACTAAATATCCATTGGCTGACTATGAGTTAACACCAGACGTAGCTATCATTGATCCAGAGTTCGTATACAGCTTGCCAAAAACTGCAGTTGCAGATACAGGTATGGACGTATTGACACATGCTATCGAAGCTTATGTATCTGTTATGGCGAGTGACTACACTGATGGTCTAGCTATTAAAGCCATCCAACTGGTATTCCAATACCTTGAAAAATCGGCACTGGAAGGCGACAGAGTAGCTCGTGAGAAAATGCATAATGCATCAACACTTGCGGGTATGGCCTTTGCCAATGCATTCTTGGGAATTAACCACAGCTTGGCGCATAAATGGGGCGGACAGTACCACACCGCTCATGGTCGTACTAACGCGATCCTTATGCCACACGTTATCCGTTACAATGCTAAAAAACCTACGAAGTTCGCTTCGTTCCCTAAATATTCGCACTTCGTAGCTGATGAGCGTTACGCTGAAATTGCCCGTATTTTGGGATTGCCAGCTCGCACAACTGAAGAAGGTGTAACTAGCCTGATCAATGCTATTCGCGATATGAATAAAAAATTGGGTATCGAGGAATCGTTCCAACAACTGGGCTTTGATCCTAAGGACTTCGAATCCCGTGTAGATTACTTGGCTGACCGTGCGTTTGAAGATCAATGTACAACTGCCAATCCTAAGCTGCCGTTGGTATCTGAACTTGCTGATGTATACCGTAATGCATTCTACGGAAGATTTGATAATTAA
- a CDS encoding ABC transporter substrate-binding protein: MRKYSSVLLSVLVAGSLLSACSGNNNGNTAGNKGGEATTAPTNAVTDNTATATEAPVDDITQRKVTIKIHYPTPDLTEVRAQEDDKIKRFQAEYPNVEIVKDDWQYNVSEIGIKMAANEAPTFFNTYATEAKFLVEKGWVADITDLWNKYEFKDQINPVLQNQFIIDGKVFGVTQKGYVTTTMINKKMLDEKGVAVPPMDWTWDDMLNTAKGVADVKKGISGIAPMGKGNEAGWNWTNFLFEAGGEIQKVEGGKVVATFNSDAGVKALDFYKKLRWEANAIPQDWALGWGDAVGAFQQSRTAMVMAGSDGVIEQALNQGGLKPEDVLTYPMPAMEKGGKHTGVLGGDYLVINPNATPDEQEMAFRYITFDYFSDKGLEALDAVLQQRTADGKYFIPPLLDYYSADSEFGKKTKAVYDKYTNVYQYSPDIMGLLDGKPEAQYNTQDYYATMSNVIQELFSKKGTDSKSQLEAAAKTVQEKFFDTIKAE, from the coding sequence ATGCGTAAGTACTCTAGCGTTCTACTAAGCGTACTTGTAGCCGGTTCGTTGCTATCTGCTTGCAGTGGCAATAATAACGGAAACACAGCGGGAAACAAAGGCGGGGAAGCAACTACTGCGCCAACAAATGCGGTAACGGATAATACAGCAACCGCTACGGAGGCGCCAGTGGATGACATTACTCAAAGAAAAGTGACGATCAAGATTCACTATCCAACACCTGACTTGACTGAAGTGAGAGCGCAAGAAGATGACAAGATTAAACGTTTCCAGGCTGAATATCCAAATGTTGAAATTGTTAAAGACGACTGGCAGTACAATGTAAGTGAAATCGGAATCAAAATGGCTGCGAATGAAGCACCAACCTTCTTTAACACCTACGCTACAGAAGCTAAGTTCCTGGTGGAAAAGGGCTGGGTTGCTGACATTACGGATCTTTGGAACAAATACGAATTTAAGGATCAAATTAACCCAGTACTGCAAAATCAGTTCATCATTGATGGTAAAGTTTTCGGAGTAACTCAAAAAGGTTATGTAACAACGACTATGATCAACAAAAAAATGCTGGATGAAAAAGGCGTTGCGGTCCCACCAATGGATTGGACTTGGGATGATATGCTGAATACGGCTAAAGGCGTAGCTGATGTCAAAAAAGGTATTTCCGGTATTGCTCCAATGGGTAAAGGTAACGAAGCAGGCTGGAACTGGACCAACTTCCTGTTCGAAGCTGGCGGTGAAATTCAAAAGGTTGAAGGCGGCAAGGTTGTCGCTACCTTTAACTCCGATGCTGGTGTTAAAGCACTGGATTTCTACAAGAAACTTAGATGGGAAGCTAACGCGATTCCTCAGGACTGGGCACTTGGCTGGGGCGATGCTGTAGGCGCATTCCAACAAAGTCGTACAGCTATGGTAATGGCTGGGTCCGATGGCGTAATCGAGCAAGCACTGAATCAAGGTGGACTGAAACCTGAGGATGTGCTCACATATCCAATGCCTGCTATGGAAAAAGGCGGCAAGCATACGGGGGTACTTGGTGGTGATTACCTCGTAATTAATCCGAATGCAACACCAGATGAGCAAGAAATGGCATTCCGTTATATCACATTTGATTACTTCTCTGATAAAGGTTTGGAAGCACTGGATGCAGTCCTTCAACAACGTACAGCTGATGGTAAATACTTTATCCCGCCACTCTTAGATTACTACTCAGCAGATTCTGAGTTTGGTAAGAAGACCAAAGCGGTTTATGACAAGTACACCAATGTATACCAATATAGCCCTGACATTATGGGACTCTTAGATGGTAAACCTGAAGCTCAATACAATACACAGGACTACTACGCAACAATGTCCAATGTCATTCAAGAGCTGTTCTCCAAAAAAGGAACGGATTCTAAGAGCCAGCTAGAAGCAGCAGCTAAAACAGTGCAAGAGAAATTCTTTGATACGATTAAAGCAGAATAG